The window TTTGCAAGACTATATAACCCTTCCACTTAAAATGGCAGTTTTAATTGGTAGCAGCTATGTATTTTTTACAATAGTCTACAATTTTCTAATGAGTAGATTCAGGCTTTTTAAAAGTTCTTGTACATTAAATCAAGCAGGGCTGGAAGGAATGTTGATGCTACTTGTGAACTGTGTGCCTACTCTTTACCTTTTTGATAAGATGGACAAAAGGTCAAAAATTTTAGCATCTGCCCTGTGCATGACGGCAGCTTCAGCTTTAGGCCCTCAGCTTGCATTTGTGGCAACATTTGCTTATTCTCATGTTTTACCTTTTCTTTTTAATAAGTTCATGGGTGCAGTTATAGCAATTTTTGCTATATGTATTTTGAGCACAAAAGAAGGAGAGGCATTTTAGCCTCTCCTTTGAACTAAATTGTATTGTAGTTTTTCATCGAACGATTTGGCAGGTTGGTAGGATTTGCGTATTTTGTTGCTGGATTTGTGAACGTATATATCAAAATATTCACCGTTTACAATTTTTATAAACTGGTCAAAAGTAGTTTTTTGTGAGATTGTAAACCGCGGTATTTCATATGGGTCAGTCGAAGATGTTACATATCCTTTTTTAGTAGTAAAGGCTAATTTGTAGTTAAAGAACTTTAAAACCTCTATTATTCTTTCGTCATATGCACCAAACGGATAAGCAAAATAAGGAGAATTTATAAGCCTCTGATTGTTTACAAAATCAAAAATGATGTCAAGCATGTTAGCTTGAGGCAATAACGGTATTCCATTTAGTAACCTGTGCATATCATATGTGTGGGAGCCAAATTCAAATACGTCGTTATATTTAAATGTGTCTTCAAATGAAAGATACTCAAATTCATTTGAGTAATTTTTAGATATTAAAAATTTTCCAATTACAAATATACATGATCTAAACCTATATTTTTTCAAGATAGGATATGCTAAAGTAATATTGTTTTTGTACCCGTCGTCCATTGTTATCACAACTGATTTTTTAGGCGGATTATATTCGCCTTTCAGAAATTCATATAATTCTTCCATTGTCAGTGTTTTAAAATTATTCTTATATAAATATTCCATTTGTCTTTCAAACTCTTTAATATCTACAACTGTTGAAGAATTACATTCTTGAGCTTCTTTTTGGTCCTTTGCAAAATAGTGATACAAGTACTGGTATCTTTGTTTGCTGAGGTTGTGCAAAAACTGAGTTAGAAAAAATAAGTGTATAAATTAATATAAATACAAAAAGTGCTAAGACAAATCTAATTTTCATTTGCGATTTCACCTTCTTTTTTGGATGAGCTTATAATGCCTCACAATTACAAGATTATAGATATATTTTGTGTGATTATTTTTAAAAGAATGTTACAAAGATTAGGTAATCTACTGCAACAGTTGTCTTATCAAAAAAATAAAAAGACTGCCACCTTATTGGTTTGGTAACTTTATGTGGCAGTCTTTATAGTTTCTTAATTTTACATAATTTTATTTAATTTGCTGCATTTTTGAAACAAAATTTTCAATCAGTTTTAAAATACCAACAATATCTACTTGGTTTGACTGAGTTTTTAACATATTCTGAGGAATTTGAGGGAACTTCACAGCGTTTCCTGTTTGAATATTTGAAATCTCCACTCTTGACTGAATACCGCTACCGTTTGAAGGCAGATTTTTTATAATTATCTTAACAATTTTGCCTGTCTTTTCATCAATATAGAAAATAATCTTATAGTCGTCTAATTTTAATGAACTTAGCTTTTTGGAAAGATTAGTTTCTATTTGTTTAGAGATATCAGCTGATGATAGTTTATTTACATCTATGTTTAAGGAACTTAAAGCCTTTTTCTCATCGTCAGTTAATGATTTTAGGTAGACATTTAGCATAATTTCAAGTTGAGGCAAAACAGATTTTGAAGAGTTAGATAAAAATTCTTTAACCGCAGGGTCTATTACCTTGCTGGGCAGGGTTGCACTAAGCTGCCAGCAACTTATCTTTTTTAAACCTACAGATGTTGTTGTCTTTACTGCGCTTTTTGCAATTGTAGATGACTGAGAACTAAGATAATTTAAAATGCTTTGAGATAGTTTGTTTATAGGTTGAGTAAGAGAACTATCAATCATATTTATGCTCATCCATATATTTGTTGGTATGTTTAAAAGAGTATATTTATTATCTTTTGGGTCAAGAATATAAACATTTTGCCCGTTTAAAAAAACTGTTTGATTTATATTGTCTTTTTTGGTCTGCATATAAAGTTTTTTATTTTTTCTGTCAAAAATTACTTTGTATGATTTTGCGTCATTAATAGTAAGATTCAGGCCATAACCAAGTGACTTTTGCCCGGATGATGAAGAAATTATGTCACAAGAAAGAGGAGAGTCAGGATTTAAGATTTTTACAAGCTCTGTTTTGAAACTTTTTTCAAGTAAAGATGTCTGAGATTGCTGATTTGGCACACCTAAAATGTAAGATACAGATATAGAAAGTAAAAGTAAAACAACTAATAAGCTTACTAGAAGTCTTGAAAATCTCTTCATTTTTTCACCTCCTAAGATAATTGACTCAGTTCTATCTTACTTATCTATTCCACTTATTTATTATATCACTTTTGCTGAAAAATGACTATTAGTTTTGTTTTGTTAAAAACACTGAAAAATTTTTAAAGTTGAATTGTCCACGTACAACTTTTTTTATTCCTTCTCTTTTGTTCTTTTTGCATATATGCTACTATATTTTTAAAGAAACATGTATGCACAAGCAAAAGGGGAAAAGGGGGATTTTTATGGCAAAGTTCAGTATAGGAATTGATTTTGGAACACAGTCAGGAAGAGCAGTGCTTGTTAATGTTGAGACAGGTGAAGAGGTTGCAACAAGTGTGAAAGAGTATACTCATGGTGTTATGGACGAGAGCTTGCCAGATGGTACAAAACTTCCTCATGACTGGGCACTTCAACATCCACAGGATTATATAGAGGTCTTGGCAACAACCGTTCCAGATGTCTTGAAAAAAGCAGGAGTTTCAAAAGATGATGTAATTGGAATAGGCATTGACTTTACAGCCTGTACAATGCTTCCAATCAAAAAAGATGGAACACCGCTTTGCATGATAGATAAATTCAAGTCTAATCCTCATGCCTATGTTAAGCTTTGGAAACACCATGCTGCTCAAAAATATGCAAATAGGCTAAACCAAATAGCCCAAGAAAGAGGCGAGAAGTTTTTACAAAGATATGGCGGAAAGATTTCATCCGAGTGGCTATTCCCTAAAATCATGCAGATTTTAGAGGAAGCACCAGAGGTATATGAAGAAGCAGACAGGTTTATAGAGGCTGCTGACTGGGTTGTAATGAAGATGACAGGGGTTGAGAAGAGAAACTCTTGCACAGCAGGGTATAAAGCTATCTGGAGCAAGAGGGAAGGATATCCTTCAAAAGAGTTTTTCAAAGCACTTCATCCAAGGCTTGAAAATGTTGTTGATGAAAAGCTATCACGCGACATATATCCTATTGGTCAGAAAGCTGGAGAGCTCACAGAAGAGATGGCAAAACTGATGGGCTTAAATCCCGGTACTGCTGTTGCAATTGCCAATGTGGATGCTCATGTGTCTGTTCCTGCTGTTGGAATTACTGATATTGGCAAGATGCTAATGATAATTGGAACATCTACATGCCACATGCTTTTGTGGAACGAAGAGAAAATGGTACCTGGTATTTGCGGATATGTTGAGGATGGAATTTTACCAGGATTTTATGGGTATGAGGCAGGTCAGAGCTGTGTTGGAGACCATTTTGAGTGGTTTGTAGAAAACTGTGTGCCACCAACATACTATGATGAAGCAAAGCGAAAAGGATTAAATATCTACCAGCTTCTCAAAGAAAAGGCAAAAGCTTTAAAGCCTGGCCAAAGTGGGCTTTTAGCGCTTGACTGGTGGAATGGTAACAGGTCAATTCTGGTTGATGCAGACCTCACTGGTATGATGCTTGGCATGACCTTAACTACAAAGCCTGAGGAGATGTATAGAGCCTTGATTGAGGCAACGGCATATGGGACAAAGATAATAATTGACAACTTCAATGAACATGGCATTGAGGTAAGAGAGCTTTATGCGTGCGGCGGAATTGCTGAAAAAGACGAGCTTTTGATGCAGATTTATGCTGATGTGACAGGGCTTGAGATAAAGGTATCAGCCTCACCTCAGACACCGGCACTTGGTTCTGCTATGTTT is drawn from Caldicellulosiruptor diazotrophicus and contains these coding sequences:
- a CDS encoding polysaccharide deacetylase family protein; the protein is MYHYFAKDQKEAQECNSSTVVDIKEFERQMEYLYKNNFKTLTMEELYEFLKGEYNPPKKSVVITMDDGYKNNITLAYPILKKYRFRSCIFVIGKFLISKNYSNEFEYLSFEDTFKYNDVFEFGSHTYDMHRLLNGIPLLPQANMLDIIFDFVNNQRLINSPYFAYPFGAYDERIIEVLKFFNYKLAFTTKKGYVTSSTDPYEIPRFTISQKTTFDQFIKIVNGEYFDIYVHKSSNKIRKSYQPAKSFDEKLQYNLVQRRG
- a CDS encoding ribulokinase, with translation MAKFSIGIDFGTQSGRAVLVNVETGEEVATSVKEYTHGVMDESLPDGTKLPHDWALQHPQDYIEVLATTVPDVLKKAGVSKDDVIGIGIDFTACTMLPIKKDGTPLCMIDKFKSNPHAYVKLWKHHAAQKYANRLNQIAQERGEKFLQRYGGKISSEWLFPKIMQILEEAPEVYEEADRFIEAADWVVMKMTGVEKRNSCTAGYKAIWSKREGYPSKEFFKALHPRLENVVDEKLSRDIYPIGQKAGELTEEMAKLMGLNPGTAVAIANVDAHVSVPAVGITDIGKMLMIIGTSTCHMLLWNEEKMVPGICGYVEDGILPGFYGYEAGQSCVGDHFEWFVENCVPPTYYDEAKRKGLNIYQLLKEKAKALKPGQSGLLALDWWNGNRSILVDADLTGMMLGMTLTTKPEEMYRALIEATAYGTKIIIDNFNEHGIEVRELYACGGIAEKDELLMQIYADVTGLEIKVSASPQTPALGSAMFGAVAAGKEKGGYDSIFEAAKKMAKLKDYSYKPNPQNHEIYKKLYKEYRILHDYFGRGTNDVMKRLKEIKEEVSKI
- a CDS encoding DUF2092 domain-containing protein, giving the protein MKRFSRLLVSLLVVLLLLSISVSYILGVPNQQSQTSLLEKSFKTELVKILNPDSPLSCDIISSSSGQKSLGYGLNLTINDAKSYKVIFDRKNKKLYMQTKKDNINQTVFLNGQNVYILDPKDNKYTLLNIPTNIWMSINMIDSSLTQPINKLSQSILNYLSSQSSTIAKSAVKTTTSVGLKKISCWQLSATLPSKVIDPAVKEFLSNSSKSVLPQLEIMLNVYLKSLTDDEKKALSSLNIDVNKLSSADISKQIETNLSKKLSSLKLDDYKIIFYIDEKTGKIVKIIIKNLPSNGSGIQSRVEISNIQTGNAVKFPQIPQNMLKTQSNQVDIVGILKLIENFVSKMQQIK